The following proteins are encoded in a genomic region of Gouania willdenowi chromosome 6, fGouWil2.1, whole genome shotgun sequence:
- the LOC114466193 gene encoding interferon-induced transmembrane protein 5-like, giving the protein MDNHTYNFPSDCTPLTNCKSARKPTGSTVVNMGNSGKNPPRDYLVWSLCNTLYVNFCCLGIMALIYSIKARDQKTQGNLQLAQECSDKAKWYNILAAGWNLLIPLLAIILLVLLLVHLGTSQGSFDFFGEDGFQNFMKLFSW; this is encoded by the exons ATGGACAACCATACATACAACTTCCCCTCTGACTGCACTCCTCTCACCAACTGCAAGTCAGCTCGAAAGCCAACTGGATCCACCGTGGTCAACATGGGAAACAGTGGCAAGAATCCTCCCCGGGACTATCTGGTCTGGTCTCTGTGCAACACCCTGTACGTTAACTTCTGCTGTCTGGGCATCATGGCACTCATTTACTCTATCAAG GCCAGAGATCAGAAGACTCAGGGAAACCTGCAGCTGGCCCAGGAGTGCTCGGACAAAGCCAAATGGTACAACATCCTGGCTGCTGGATGGAATCTGCTGATTCCTCTCCTGGCCATCATCCTGCTCGTCCTGCTCCTCGTCCACCTCGGTACATCTCAGGGATCCTTCGACTTCTTTGGAGAAGACGGCTTTCAGAACTTCATGAAGCTATTCAGCTGGTAG
- the LOC114466187 gene encoding uncharacterized protein LOC114466187 has product MSRCLINHETVKSFIEKCMVAVGTKEHHARSLAEVLVEGDHRGHYSHGLNRMDMYVKDIKSGICAKDGEPVVEKESASTALVDGKNLLGPVVGNFCMSLAMKKAKEVGVGWVVAHGSNHYGIAGYYAMQALKDNMIGMSFTNTSPLVVPTRAKECTIGTNPISVAAPAKDGDSFVLDMATSAVALGKVELHDRRGDVIPEGWGCDAQGKLTTNPKEVLNGGGLVPIGGSEATGGYKGYGLGMMVEVFCGILAGANYSNNVRTWKVTDKVANLGQCFVAINPENFAPGFPDRMTDLLSIQRGLDPADPDAPVLVAGDPERTNMKKCQKSGGISYHISVVNYMNDCAQKLGVSPLLPTDKIDSS; this is encoded by the exons ATGAGCAG ATGTCTGATCAACCACGAGACGGTAAAAAGCTTCATTGAGAAATGCATGGTGGCCGTGGGAACTAAAGAACATCATGCCCGCTCCCTGGCTGAGGTGCTAGTGGAAGGAGACCATCGAGGCCACTACAGCCACGGTCTCAACAGGATGG ACATGTATGTAAAGGACATAAAGTCAGGAATCTGTGCCAAGGATGGTGAGCCGGTGGTGGAGAAGGAGAGCGCATCCACTGCCCTGGTGGATGGAAAGAACCTTTTAGGACCAGTGGTGGGAAACTTCTGCATGAGTCTGGCCATGAAGAAAGCAAAAGAGGTCGGTGTGGGCTGGGTGGTGGCACATG GCTCCAATCACTACGGTATTGCAGGATACTACGCGATGCAAGCACTGAAGGACAACATGATT GGCATGTCATTTACCAACACATCACCACTGGTGGTACCCACAAGAGCTAAAGAG TGCACCATTGGGACCAACCCCATCAGTGTGGCAGCTCCAGCTAAGGATGGCGACAGCTTTGTTCTGGACATGGCCACCTCAGCAGTTGCACTGGGAAAG GTGGAGCTCCACGACAGGCGTGGAGACGTAATCCCAGAGGGATGGGGCTGTGATGCTCAGGGAAAATTGACCACCAACCCAAAGGAAGTCCTGAATGGAGGAGGCCTGGTACCCATTGGGGGCTCTGAGGCTACGG GAGGCTACAAAGGCTATGGTCTGGGGATGATGGTGGAGGTCTTCTGTGGTATCCTGGCTGGTGCCAATTACAGCAATAATGTACGCACGTGGAAAGTGACGGACAAAGTCGCCAACTTG GGTCAGTGTTTTGTGGCGATCAACCCTGAAAACTTTGCCCCTGGATTCCCTGACAGGATGACTGATCTGCTGTCCATCCAGAGAGGCCTGGATCCT GCTGACCCTGACGCCCCGGTTCTGGTGGCTGGAGATCCAGAGAGGACGAACatgaaaaagtgtcagaaatctGGTGGGATCTCCTACCACATCAGTGTTGTCAATTACATG AATGACTGTGCTCAGAAACTCGGCGTCAGTCCTCTGCTGCCCACTGACAAGATCGACTCCAGTTAG